In Bacteroidales bacterium, a genomic segment contains:
- a CDS encoding PrsW family intramembrane metalloprotease, which yields MNFSKYLPLLIAPVIFFILILLARKIMEKKVLNLFTSAYFFGLLTAIPMMLALYFVYEYWLVHVQSLRRILFFSFALIGFLSEFSKFLLLRFFYLPKESFTKPFDGVLFSVMIAMGYSTTANAYFLYDWKYSDDLQIVLYTLPAANLFIGIILGFFTGMAKFRTNYFDSLTGLTASFFFYGFYSFCLISQDYLLLGLLGGGIVIISMLLAVKSLNTNVNSLI from the coding sequence ATGAATTTTTCGAAATACTTACCCTTATTGATTGCCCCTGTCATTTTCTTTATTCTCATACTGTTAGCACGAAAAATCATGGAGAAAAAAGTGCTTAATTTATTCACCAGTGCTTACTTTTTTGGGCTGCTCACTGCCATTCCTATGATGCTGGCACTCTATTTTGTTTACGAGTACTGGCTTGTACATGTTCAAAGCCTGCGACGGATACTCTTTTTCTCTTTTGCTCTGATCGGGTTTCTGTCAGAGTTTTCAAAGTTCCTCCTGCTTCGCTTTTTTTACCTTCCCAAAGAATCATTTACCAAGCCTTTCGACGGTGTGCTTTTCTCCGTGATGATCGCAATGGGCTATTCAACCACTGCAAATGCCTATTTTCTGTATGACTGGAAATACAGTGATGACTTGCAGATCGTGCTCTATACCTTGCCTGCAGCAAATCTCTTCATCGGAATCATTCTGGGATTTTTTACCGGAATGGCAAAGTTCAGAACCAATTATTTCGATTCACTCACAGGCCTGACCGCCTCATTTTTCTTTTATGGGTTCTATAGTTTTTGTCTCATTTCGCAAGATTATTTACTGTTGGGATTGCTTGGCGGCGGGATTGTGATCATCTCCATGCTGCTTGCAGTAAAATCGCTGAATACCAATGTTAACAGCTTAATTTAA
- a CDS encoding cupin domain-containing protein: MGKIRIQNLTDSEVQNKGIRNWPIWEKEVSRFDWKYDSTEECLIIEGEAIVTTEEGEVIIKSGDFVTFIEGLQCVWDVKQPIQKHYNFK; encoded by the coding sequence ATGGGAAAAATACGCATTCAAAATTTAACTGATAGCGAGGTTCAGAACAAAGGGATCAGAAATTGGCCAATCTGGGAAAAGGAAGTTTCCCGTTTTGATTGGAAATATGATAGCACGGAGGAGTGCCTAATCATTGAAGGAGAGGCCATTGTGACGACTGAGGAGGGAGAAGTCATAATTAAATCAGGTGACTTTGTCACTTTCATAGAAGGGTTGCAATGTGTCTGGGACGTAAAGCAACCCATCCAAAAACACTACAATTTTAAATGA
- the mdh gene encoding malate dehydrogenase, producing MERITVIGAGNVGATCANVIAHKDLANEIVLVDIKEGVAEGKALDIWQTSAINNFDTRVVGVTNDYLRTKGSGIVVITSGLPRKPGMSRDDLIRTNAKIIVEVTENVIKYSPEAIIIVVSNPLDVMTYAAWKTSNKPSRKVFGMAGILDTGRYTAFLANALDVSPKDIHALLLGGHGDSMVPLRRYTSVKGIPITELLTKDQIDKIVDRTRKGGGELVNLMGTSAWYAPGAAAAQMVESIVDDQKRIFPVCARLTGQYGINDLYIGVPVKLGKNGIEEIFELNLNDKEYKLLHDSAQQVRSVVRVLDDMSLFPH from the coding sequence ATGGAAAGAATAACTGTAATAGGAGCCGGTAATGTTGGCGCTACCTGTGCGAATGTGATCGCCCACAAGGACCTGGCAAATGAGATTGTACTCGTTGACATTAAAGAAGGTGTTGCCGAAGGCAAGGCACTTGACATCTGGCAAACCTCTGCCATCAATAATTTTGATACGCGGGTGGTAGGTGTAACTAACGATTATTTGCGCACAAAGGGTTCGGGTATTGTTGTGATTACCTCAGGACTGCCGCGTAAACCGGGGATGAGCCGTGATGATCTGATTCGCACCAATGCAAAAATCATTGTGGAGGTCACTGAAAATGTGATTAAATATTCACCTGAGGCGATTATCATCGTAGTTTCCAATCCACTGGACGTTATGACCTATGCAGCATGGAAAACTTCAAACAAGCCCAGCCGCAAGGTTTTTGGTATGGCCGGCATCCTTGATACAGGACGTTATACTGCGTTTCTGGCTAATGCTCTTGATGTCTCGCCCAAAGACATTCATGCACTTTTACTTGGAGGTCACGGCGATTCAATGGTTCCGCTCCGAAGATACACCTCTGTGAAAGGCATACCCATCACCGAATTACTGACAAAAGACCAGATTGACAAAATCGTCGACCGCACCCGTAAAGGAGGTGGTGAATTGGTCAACCTGATGGGGACATCAGCCTGGTATGCCCCTGGCGCTGCGGCTGCCCAAATGGTCGAAAGCATTGTGGATGACCAGAAACGTATCTTTCCCGTTTGCGCCCGCCTGACCGGACAATACGGCATCAATGATCTTTACATTGGCGTTCCGGTAAAACTGGGCAAGAACGGAATTGAAGAGATATTCGAACTCAACCTGAACGACAAAGAGTACAAGTTACTGCATGACTCTGCACAACAGGTGCGCAGTGTAGTCAGGGTTCTTGACGATATGAGCCTTTTCCCACACTAG
- the rsgA gene encoding ribosome small subunit-dependent GTPase A: protein MQGIIIKSTGSWFNVLADDGTKTECKLKGKFRMKGIKTTNPLAVGDKVEFDYRDEEQIGLIKKIFPRRNHIIRKSTNLSKVSHIIAANIDLALLVATVKEPRTSVGFIDRFLVTAEAYHIPAALVFNKLDIYNETDLLRLGNMINIYDAAGYKTFSVSALTGENVDLVKEEIKNKVNLFSGISGVGKSQLINAMEPGLKLKTGDISFYHLKGKHTTTFPEMHQLSFGGFIIDTPGIREFGLVEFRKEEIAERFPEMRNVMHGCHYKNCTHIHEPKCAVKVAVEAGEIARSRYESYLKIYNDDYLDKEMWEWE, encoded by the coding sequence TTGCAGGGAATCATTATAAAATCTACCGGGAGTTGGTTTAATGTTTTGGCCGATGATGGCACTAAAACAGAATGTAAACTGAAGGGGAAATTCAGGATGAAGGGGATAAAAACCACAAATCCACTGGCCGTAGGCGACAAAGTGGAGTTTGATTATCGTGATGAGGAGCAGATTGGGTTGATCAAAAAGATCTTTCCACGACGCAATCACATTATCCGCAAATCAACCAATCTCTCAAAGGTTTCACACATCATTGCAGCCAATATTGACCTGGCTTTGCTGGTTGCCACTGTGAAAGAACCCCGTACCAGTGTCGGGTTTATTGACCGCTTTCTGGTTACTGCTGAAGCGTATCATATTCCTGCTGCCCTTGTTTTCAACAAACTAGACATTTATAACGAGACTGATCTCCTTCGGCTTGGTAATATGATCAATATTTATGATGCAGCCGGCTACAAAACATTCAGTGTGTCAGCCTTAACCGGTGAAAATGTGGATTTGGTTAAAGAAGAAATTAAAAATAAGGTGAACCTGTTTTCGGGAATTTCAGGAGTGGGCAAGTCACAGTTGATCAATGCAATGGAGCCCGGTCTGAAGCTCAAAACCGGAGACATTTCCTTTTATCATTTGAAAGGAAAGCATACAACCACTTTCCCGGAAATGCACCAGCTTTCTTTTGGGGGGTTTATTATTGATACTCCCGGTATTCGTGAGTTTGGGCTTGTAGAGTTCAGAAAGGAAGAGATTGCTGAGCGATTCCCGGAGATGCGAAATGTTATGCACGGCTGTCATTATAAAAATTGCACACACATCCACGAACCAAAATGCGCAGTGAAAGTGGCAGTTGAAGCCGGTGAAATAGCGAGATCAAGGTATGAAAGCTACCTGAAAATCTACAACGATGACTATCTGGATAAAGAAATGTGGGAATGGGAATAG